A single Micromonospora sp. CCTCC AA 2012012 DNA region contains:
- the nagA gene encoding N-acetylglucosamine-6-phosphate deacetylase yields MTLRVTGKVVTPTGVIRQGCVEVTGDRIRAVAEYPSVRDGHWIVPGFVDMHTHGGGGHTFTTGDADSARQAAAFHLAHGTTTLLASLVSSPFELMRDATAAYRPLVESGVLAGVHFEGPYLSAARCGAQNPEFLRDPSTDELAELIELGGGAVRMVTVAPERDGALDAIKLLVSHGVVAAVGHTDATWAQTRAAVAAGASVGTHLFNGMRPLHHREPGPVVALLEAPNVVCELVADGVHLHDGMLGFATSVAGPERAALITDAMAAAGMPDGEYELGGQAVTVADGVARLTEGGAIAGSTLTMDAALRHAVAAGVPLPDACRMVATTPARAIGLGDRVGTLQPGLRADLVVLDDDLNVVRVMRAGAWVE; encoded by the coding sequence ATGACCCTGCGGGTGACCGGCAAGGTGGTGACCCCGACCGGCGTGATCCGGCAGGGCTGCGTGGAGGTCACCGGCGACCGCATCCGGGCGGTCGCCGAATACCCGTCGGTCCGCGACGGGCACTGGATCGTCCCCGGCTTCGTGGACATGCACACCCACGGCGGCGGCGGGCACACCTTCACCACCGGCGACGCCGACTCCGCCCGACAGGCCGCCGCGTTCCACCTCGCGCACGGCACCACCACCCTGCTCGCCAGCCTGGTCAGCTCCCCGTTCGAGCTGATGCGGGACGCCACCGCGGCGTACCGGCCGCTGGTGGAGTCGGGCGTGCTGGCCGGTGTCCACTTCGAGGGGCCCTACCTGTCGGCGGCCCGCTGCGGCGCGCAGAACCCGGAGTTCCTCCGCGACCCGTCCACCGACGAGCTGGCGGAGCTGATCGAGCTGGGCGGCGGTGCCGTGCGGATGGTGACCGTCGCCCCGGAGCGGGACGGCGCGCTGGACGCGATCAAGCTGCTCGTCTCGCACGGCGTGGTCGCCGCGGTCGGCCACACCGACGCCACCTGGGCGCAGACCCGGGCCGCCGTGGCGGCGGGCGCGAGCGTCGGCACCCACCTGTTCAACGGCATGCGCCCGCTGCACCACCGGGAGCCCGGGCCGGTGGTGGCCCTGCTGGAGGCGCCGAACGTGGTCTGCGAGCTGGTCGCCGACGGCGTCCACCTGCACGACGGCATGCTCGGCTTCGCCACCTCCGTCGCCGGCCCGGAGCGGGCCGCGCTGATCACCGACGCGATGGCCGCCGCCGGCATGCCCGACGGCGAGTACGAACTCGGTGGCCAGGCCGTCACCGTGGCCGACGGGGTGGCCCGGCTGACCGAGGGCGGCGCGATCGCCGGCAGCACCCTCACCATGGACGCCGCCCTCCGGCACGCCGTGGCCGCCGGGGTCCCGCTGCCCGACGCCTGCCGGATGGTGGCCACCACCCCGGCCCGGGCCATCGGCCTCGGCGACCGGGTCGGCACCCTCCAGCCCGGCCTCCGCGCCGACCTCGTCGTCCTCGACGACGACCTGA
- a CDS encoding ROK family protein — MTDPTVVVALDVGGTGMKCALVRPDGSTVHTERHPTGAARGPDAVVGTILEVAEGLAGKARADGLEPVACGIAVPGVVDDARGVAVWSANVGFRDVPLRDLAAARLDLPTTLGHDVRVGGLAEARLGAGRGTRHVLFVAIGTGIAASHVVDGSAVTGAHGAAGEIGHILVRPDGPRCGCGRPGCLEAVASAAAVARRYAELTGDPVSAAEVADRAAAGEPAAGQVWRETVAALADGLATGQALFDVETVVIGGGLAQAGPRLLDPLRVALHERMTFHREPRLVGAALGDEAGCLGAALLALDALA, encoded by the coding sequence GTGACCGATCCGACCGTCGTCGTCGCACTGGACGTGGGCGGCACCGGGATGAAGTGCGCCCTGGTCCGCCCGGACGGCAGCACCGTGCACACCGAACGGCACCCCACCGGCGCCGCCCGCGGCCCGGACGCGGTGGTCGGGACCATCCTGGAGGTCGCCGAAGGACTGGCCGGCAAGGCCCGCGCCGACGGTCTGGAGCCGGTGGCCTGCGGCATCGCCGTACCGGGGGTGGTGGACGACGCCCGTGGGGTGGCGGTCTGGTCGGCGAACGTCGGCTTCCGGGACGTACCCCTGCGGGACCTGGCGGCGGCGCGGCTCGACCTGCCGACGACGCTCGGCCACGACGTGCGCGTCGGTGGCCTGGCCGAGGCCCGGCTCGGCGCCGGACGCGGCACCCGCCACGTGCTCTTCGTCGCGATCGGCACCGGCATCGCCGCGTCCCACGTGGTCGACGGGTCGGCTGTCACCGGGGCGCACGGCGCCGCCGGCGAGATCGGCCACATCCTGGTACGCCCCGACGGCCCGCGCTGCGGCTGCGGCCGCCCCGGCTGCCTGGAGGCGGTGGCCTCGGCCGCCGCGGTGGCCCGCCGGTACGCCGAACTGACCGGCGACCCGGTCAGCGCGGCCGAGGTGGCGGACCGCGCCGCGGCCGGCGAGCCCGCGGCGGGCCAGGTCTGGCGGGAGACCGTGGCGGCCCTGGCCGACGGACTCGCCACCGGGCAGGCCCTCTTCGACGTGGAGACGGTGGTGATCGGGGGTGGCCTGGCCCAGGCCGGCCCCCGCCTGCTCGACCCGCTGCGCGTCGCGCTGCACGAGCGGATGACCTTCCACCGGGAACCCCGCCTGGTCGGCGCGGCCCTCGGTGACGAGGCCGGCTGCCTCGGTGCGGCGCTGCTGGCGCTCGACGCCCTAGCCTGA
- a CDS encoding SIS domain-containing protein: protein MAYVHAEIASQPDCWREAAQLAPTVADRLPRPGERVAVVGCGTSWFMATAYAGLREHAGQGETDAFQASEFPTGRRYDRLIAITRSGTTTEVLELLNALRGQVPTTVIVGDPTSPAVELADAAVTMPFADERSVVQTRFATTALALLRAHLGDDIGRLAADAEVAVRVPLPVDPARIEQVTFLGRGWTVGLAHEAALKCREAATFWAEAYPAMDYRHGPISVGAPGRLVWAFGGIPDGLPEDVAATGATFVHSRTHGCRTVLTSWAAGRTPVDPMADLILAQRFAVALATSRGLDPDAPRHLTRSVVLA from the coding sequence ATGGCGTACGTGCACGCGGAGATCGCGAGCCAGCCCGACTGCTGGCGAGAGGCGGCGCAGCTCGCCCCGACCGTCGCCGACCGCCTGCCGCGCCCCGGCGAGCGGGTCGCCGTCGTCGGTTGCGGCACGTCGTGGTTCATGGCGACGGCGTACGCCGGGCTGCGCGAGCACGCCGGGCAGGGCGAGACGGACGCCTTCCAGGCCTCCGAGTTCCCCACCGGCCGGCGCTACGACCGGCTGATCGCCATCACCCGCTCCGGCACCACCACCGAGGTGCTGGAGCTGCTCAACGCGCTGCGCGGCCAGGTGCCGACCACCGTCATCGTCGGCGACCCCACCTCCCCCGCGGTCGAGCTGGCCGACGCGGCGGTGACCATGCCCTTCGCCGACGAGCGGTCGGTGGTGCAGACCCGCTTCGCCACCACCGCGCTGGCACTGCTCCGCGCGCACCTGGGCGACGACATCGGCCGGCTCGCCGCCGACGCCGAGGTGGCCGTCCGGGTCCCGCTGCCGGTCGACCCGGCCCGGATCGAGCAGGTCACCTTCCTCGGGCGCGGCTGGACCGTCGGGCTCGCCCACGAGGCGGCGCTGAAGTGCCGCGAGGCGGCCACCTTCTGGGCCGAGGCGTACCCGGCCATGGACTACCGGCACGGGCCCATCTCGGTGGGCGCGCCGGGCCGGCTGGTCTGGGCGTTCGGCGGGATCCCGGACGGGTTGCCCGAGGACGTCGCCGCCACCGGCGCCACCTTCGTGCACAGCCGCACCCACGGCTGCCGCACCGTGCTGACGAGCTGGGCCGCCGGGCGTACCCCGGTCGACCCGATGGCCGACCTGATCCTCGCCCAGCGCTTCGCCGTCGCCCTGGCCACCAGCCGCGGCCTCGACCCCGACGCGCCCCGCCACCTGACCCGCTCCGTGGTCCTCGCGTGA
- a CDS encoding DeoR/GlpR family DNA-binding transcription regulator, translating to MDRYARWNALLEMLTDSGRVSVEEAAARLDVSQATIRRDFDQLAQQQMITRTRGGAVANGVSYDLPLRYKTAKHSAEKQRIGAAAAALVTPGTVVGLNGGTTSTEVARALAVRPDLNTSAEGAQLTVVTNALNIANELLVRSRMKVVVAGGVVRPKSFELVGPLGGALLREVTLDVALLGVDAIDPQLGAAAHHEGEAAMNSLMVARAKRVVVIADSSKLGGHAFARICPVDRVETLVTDSGAAPAVVQAFRDAGVQVICA from the coding sequence ATGGACCGGTACGCCCGATGGAACGCCCTGCTGGAGATGCTGACCGACAGCGGGCGGGTGAGTGTGGAGGAGGCCGCGGCGCGGCTCGACGTCTCCCAGGCCACCATCCGGCGCGACTTCGACCAACTCGCCCAGCAGCAGATGATCACCCGTACCCGGGGCGGCGCGGTCGCCAACGGCGTCTCCTACGACCTGCCGCTGCGCTACAAGACCGCCAAGCACTCCGCCGAGAAGCAGCGGATCGGCGCGGCGGCCGCCGCGTTGGTCACCCCGGGCACCGTGGTCGGCCTCAACGGCGGCACCACCAGCACCGAGGTGGCCCGGGCCCTGGCCGTCCGGCCCGACCTGAACACCAGCGCCGAGGGTGCCCAGCTCACCGTGGTCACCAACGCGCTGAATATCGCCAACGAGCTGCTGGTCCGGTCCCGGATGAAGGTGGTGGTGGCCGGCGGGGTGGTCCGGCCCAAGTCGTTCGAGCTGGTCGGCCCGCTCGGCGGGGCGCTGCTGCGCGAGGTCACCCTGGACGTCGCCCTGCTCGGCGTGGACGCGATCGACCCGCAGCTCGGCGCCGCCGCCCACCACGAGGGTGAGGCCGCGATGAACAGCCTGATGGTCGCGCGGGCCAAGCGGGTGGTGGTCATCGCCGACTCGTCCAAGCTGGGCGGTCACGCCTTCGCCCGGATCTGCCCGGTGGACCGGGTGGAGACCCTGGTGACCGACTCGGGGGCGGCCCCGGCGGTGGTGCAGGCGTTCCGCGACGCGGGGGTGCAGGTCATCTGCGCCTGA
- a CDS encoding ABC transporter ATP-binding protein, which yields MSAVLEIEGLRKTYRSRRRGTRHALDGFDMRVEAGQVHGFLGPNGSGKTTTLRTLLGLIRPDGGRMAILGHELPRALPTVAGQVGAIVESPQFFPHFSARDTLGLLAGAGELPRQRVDEVLELVGLRDRADERVKTYSLGMKQRLAVASALLKNPKLLILDEPANGLDPGGIREMRSLMRDLAEAGMTVVLSSHILGEIQLICDSVTIISLGRRVAFGPVGQVLAQHSQHAVRVRLEAVTDLPQAADTLTRAGLRVTTEPDHLMLAGVDKPATVSRLLAEQGLYVSELSPVAVDLESVFLELTSTAPVPGQHRQVDQSTKVGESGQPGSRGGWGA from the coding sequence TTGTCGGCTGTCCTGGAGATAGAAGGTCTCCGCAAGACGTACCGGAGTCGTCGACGCGGCACGCGACACGCGCTCGACGGCTTCGACATGCGGGTCGAGGCCGGGCAGGTGCACGGCTTCCTCGGCCCGAACGGCTCGGGCAAGACCACCACCCTGCGTACGCTGCTCGGCCTGATCCGGCCCGACGGCGGCCGGATGGCGATCCTCGGCCACGAGCTGCCCCGGGCGCTGCCCACGGTCGCCGGCCAGGTCGGCGCCATCGTGGAGAGCCCGCAGTTCTTCCCGCACTTCTCCGCCCGCGACACCCTCGGTCTGCTCGCCGGTGCCGGCGAACTGCCCCGGCAGCGGGTCGACGAGGTGCTGGAGTTGGTCGGGCTCCGGGACCGGGCCGACGAGCGGGTGAAGACCTACTCGCTCGGCATGAAGCAGCGCCTCGCCGTCGCCTCGGCCCTGCTCAAGAACCCGAAGCTGCTCATCCTCGACGAGCCGGCCAACGGCCTCGACCCGGGCGGCATCCGCGAGATGCGGTCGCTGATGCGCGACCTGGCCGAAGCCGGCATGACCGTGGTGCTCTCCAGCCACATCCTCGGCGAGATCCAGCTCATCTGCGACTCCGTCACCATCATCTCGCTGGGCCGCCGGGTCGCCTTCGGTCCGGTCGGGCAGGTGCTCGCGCAGCACTCCCAGCACGCCGTCCGGGTCCGCCTGGAGGCGGTCACCGACCTGCCGCAGGCCGCCGACACGCTCACCCGGGCCGGGCTGCGGGTCACCACCGAGCCCGACCACCTGATGCTGGCCGGGGTCGACAAGCCGGCCACCGTCAGCCGGCTCCTCGCCGAGCAGGGCCTCTATGTCAGCGAACTCTCCCCGGTCGCGGTCGACCTGGAGAGCGTCTTCCTCGAACTGACCTCCACCGCGCCGGTACCCGGCCAGCACCGGCAGGTCGACCAGTCCACGAAGGTCGGTGAGTCGGGCCAGCCCGGCAGCCGGGGAGGTTGGGGCGCATGA
- a CDS encoding ABC transporter permease subunit, producing the protein MSLYVTELRRLAKRRLTRLLLVLLVLGLAGIATAFTFSSHKLSPAVVAEAQAKSDADYRQAVKEWERSIAECDAAAKRGEQTEERYGPDCGRQWQPQPEMFDPKWNLPYQFDFRSEYATFIGVFAGAVALFAFLVGASFVGAEWSTGGMMNLLLWRPRRLAVLGTKLAAVLTAVLGVSVLLGALWTVAFWLIGTYRGSTAKVTSGVWQSTAISGVRALALVLAVAAVAFGLASLGRHTAMALGVAVGLGVVSEIGIRIAVSMAGVRFGDRYVLSTYAMAWFEKQRKLIDYRSCDFVQGECTPKTMLVTWQHSAVVLGVGTALVLVAAFWTMRRRDIS; encoded by the coding sequence ATGAGCCTGTACGTCACCGAACTGCGCCGGCTGGCCAAGCGCCGGCTCACCCGGCTGCTGCTGGTGCTGCTCGTCCTCGGGCTGGCCGGCATCGCCACCGCCTTCACGTTCTCCAGCCACAAGCTCTCCCCGGCGGTGGTGGCCGAGGCGCAGGCCAAGTCCGACGCCGACTACCGCCAGGCGGTCAAGGAGTGGGAACGGTCGATCGCCGAGTGCGACGCCGCCGCCAAGCGGGGCGAGCAGACCGAGGAGCGGTACGGCCCGGACTGCGGCCGGCAGTGGCAGCCGCAGCCGGAGATGTTCGACCCGAAGTGGAACCTGCCCTACCAGTTCGACTTCCGCAGCGAGTACGCCACCTTCATCGGCGTCTTCGCGGGTGCCGTCGCGCTCTTCGCGTTCCTGGTCGGCGCCTCCTTCGTGGGGGCCGAGTGGAGCACCGGCGGAATGATGAACCTGCTGCTCTGGCGACCGAGACGGCTCGCCGTCCTCGGCACCAAGCTGGCCGCCGTGCTCACCGCCGTGCTCGGGGTGAGCGTGCTGCTCGGGGCGCTGTGGACGGTGGCCTTCTGGCTGATCGGCACCTATCGGGGCAGCACCGCGAAGGTCACCTCCGGGGTCTGGCAGTCCACCGCGATCAGCGGCGTACGGGCCCTGGCCCTGGTGCTGGCGGTCGCCGCGGTCGCCTTCGGGCTCGCCTCGCTCGGCCGGCACACCGCGATGGCGCTCGGCGTCGCGGTCGGCCTCGGCGTGGTCAGCGAGATCGGCATCCGGATCGCCGTGTCGATGGCGGGCGTGCGCTTCGGGGACCGGTACGTCCTGTCCACCTATGCGATGGCCTGGTTCGAGAAGCAGCGGAAGCTGATCGACTACCGGTCCTGCGACTTCGTGCAGGGGGAGTGCACCCCGAAGACGATGCTGGTGACCTGGCAGCACTCGGCGGTGGTGCTCGGGGTGGGCACCGCGCTGGTGCTGGTCGCGGCGTTCTGGACGATGCGGCGCCGGGACATCTCCTGA
- a CDS encoding DUF3263 domain-containing protein, with protein MPADAATAADRPEPSGRVDVERREGATVVPPPRSAPAVEADPTRTVEADPADAASSPADEVAPADADAGPAAGLTERERRILAFEQQWWKHAGAKEQAIRDTFGLSATRYYQLLNALLDHPAALAAEPMLIGRLRRLRSSRARNRRR; from the coding sequence ATGCCCGCCGACGCCGCCACGGCCGCCGACCGGCCCGAGCCGTCCGGCCGGGTCGACGTCGAGCGCCGCGAGGGCGCGACGGTCGTCCCCCCACCCCGCTCCGCCCCCGCGGTGGAGGCCGATCCGACCCGGACCGTCGAGGCCGACCCGGCGGACGCGGCCTCGTCCCCCGCCGACGAGGTCGCTCCGGCCGACGCCGACGCCGGACCGGCGGCCGGGCTCACCGAGCGGGAACGGCGGATCCTCGCCTTCGAACAGCAGTGGTGGAAGCACGCCGGGGCCAAGGAGCAGGCGATCCGGGACACCTTCGGGCTCTCCGCGACCCGCTACTACCAGCTGCTCAACGCGCTGCTCGACCATCCGGCGGCGCTGGCCGCCGAGCCGATGCTGATCGGGCGGCTGCGCCGGTTGCGCTCCTCCCGGGCGCGCAACCGGCGTCGCTGA
- a CDS encoding GNAT family N-acetyltransferase, with product MAGAVRLEPVNEGNLEPLLSVAAAEAEPDDVMPPVDAPAGWSTARRDAFREFHRAHFAGFAGPTGTQMYAILAGGEVVGMVRMARCDEPGTVETGMWLGRSARGQGLGAAALRELLNLAAAAGMQTVVARTTPDNAGAISVLRKCGAKLREDGGTVRAQICLDAALPAV from the coding sequence GTGGCAGGTGCGGTACGGCTGGAGCCGGTGAACGAGGGGAACCTGGAGCCGTTGCTGTCGGTAGCGGCGGCCGAGGCGGAGCCCGACGACGTCATGCCTCCGGTCGACGCGCCGGCCGGCTGGTCCACCGCCCGCCGGGACGCGTTCCGGGAGTTCCACCGCGCCCACTTCGCGGGCTTCGCCGGCCCCACGGGGACCCAGATGTACGCCATCCTCGCCGGCGGTGAGGTGGTCGGCATGGTGCGGATGGCCCGCTGCGACGAGCCGGGGACCGTCGAGACGGGCATGTGGCTGGGCCGGTCGGCGCGGGGGCAGGGCCTCGGCGCGGCGGCGTTGCGGGAACTGCTGAACCTGGCCGCCGCAGCCGGAATGCAGACCGTCGTGGCGCGGACGACGCCGGACAATGCAGGTGCCATTTCGGTGCTCCGCAAATGCGGTGCGAAATTGCGCGAAGATGGCGGCACGGTGCGTGCGCAGATTTGTCTGGACGCCGCTCTGCCGGCCGTTTGA